The genome window TAGCAAGATCAGGGCAAGTGATACCTGTGGTTGAGGTAGTGACAACTGATCGATTGCCTGAGCTTATGACAGGCGAATGGATGTTGGAATTGTGAGTATTGGCAGCTGTGTTTAAGTACATAACTATTAATGCTGAATGAAGTATACCCATATACGTATACCGTATACGTAGTATAAGATATCGCAAGATACGAAGGTAAAGGATCACCATACTTAAATGTGCTTAATGGTAGCCCTGACTTCCTAGGTAAAGGATCaccatacttataattatgtgctgaaTAGCTGATAAAGGGTCACCATACTTActtatgcatgtaataatattatacctaTTGGCGCCTCTTTACTATGGATATACACGAAATGGGCCGTCTTGTTTTCCAACCATAAACGTGCAAGCATCTCCTCCAAAAGTCACTTTAGGGCTTACAAGCACTTATAGCTTGGTACAGTGTATAGACTCAGTTTCCTGTAATTATTGTGACTCCATCCCGTCATTGTGTTCCCCCACCCCCTGCAGTTACGCCCCCTGGTGTCCGGCCTGCCAACAGTTCACGGAGACGTGGGAGAGGTTCGCACAGTGGGCAGCTGAGGACAAGTCCTTCAGACTGAGGGTGGGGAAAGTGGACGTCTCCGTGGAAACAAGTGAATTAAATACGTGCAGCTTAATTGTATTCTTCTTTCTGGGAACTACGGTTTAATTGTAATGTACTGTATCCTAGCTGCTCACCAATTCTTTTACCAATTCGTACCATCTTTGTGCTCTAGCTACTACACAATTCACTGATCTGTCATTTATGCAGTGCTGAGTGGGCAGTTCACGGTGACTCATCTGCCCAGCATCTTCCAgtgagtgtgtataattatatgcaaaaccCAGTACCCTGCTCATTAGGTAAATATCGTTGTTGTCAATCTTTTAGCAGTTGGGCTGAATAAGGCATGTTTATAAGAAGCAGACATTTCTGGGTCCTTGAGATGTCCTGATAAATTCCATGTGCTTGTTATAGAGCTGAGACTTGGTTGAGTGTCCTGAGGGTATCCTTACTGTAGAGTGGGTTAATTTTTGGTTTTCACTGTATAACGATATTGTCCTTACCTTGTTCTAACACCTCctcccaccccacccccatacactcctcccaccacacccccacacagcaTACGCGAGGGTGAGGTCCGTGTGTACCCGAGCGCTCGCTCGTACTCTGATCTTGTGGACTTCATAGAGGAGAAAAAGTGGTCGAGCATTGACCCAGTGCCGTGGTGGAGATCTCCAACTGCTTCTCAGTACGATACTGTACATCTGTGATTACATCTCTGGTTAATTCAGAGCATTGAATTAAGATAATAGATAAACTCTTATATGAGTGAAAGGTGTTTGCCCTAGCTAATTCTAAGTTCTCTATACTTGGTGTTTAGGTTAATGTTCAATAATCTAGAGACTAGTGTACACACCCaacgcccaccacacacacacctaacgcccaccacacacacaaaacacacatacacctaacgcccacccactccacacacacacacagcatgagAGGTATTGGCGTGATATTTTGGCTGTCTGAGCAAGCTAAGGTGCTGCAAGAGAAGCTGGAAAAAGAGTATCAGCTACCGACCTATGCTGTGTTCATTGTTATCGCTGTGGCAACCATTGTCGTGGGACTGGTCTTGGGTGGAGTAAGTTGATGTGTACACAATTTCCCAACGTATACTATAATGTCtttgtgctatatatattGCTTACTATTAAACTGCTCCTACTTGGTACCACGTACCCTAGTTCTAGGCGCTTCATTGCCTCATAGCGCTACAAGCAATTAGAGTcatctacatacatgtaaacatGCAGTCGTCATTCTGTACCATGAACCTTAAAATAGAATAAGATGTAGATATAAAAGTGGGAACAAATAATTTAAGAAATTGTTTTTTAATTGCTCTACTGTTGAATTGAATGAGTAGGTACGTACAAGTGTACATTCCAGAGCTCTGTGTGTACAGGTTATTAACCGAATGTTCTGCCATGGTTTTGTTTGGTATTTAGATATAGTTCTGTTCTCACAATATACGATCGGCGATTTTTTTTAATGTGGGTTGATTAAGAAATTTATCGTAgtcagtatatatactgttcCTTTATTcctgtaaccatgcatgcatacacactaGAGGCATTATCTGTTTGTATAACCGTTTAGTTTGTTGTctggtatatatactgtagaaATGGTTTTTATTGAGTACTTAGGCTAGCATATAATAaatgtatgattataattatacaatcatgtatgtcTGTGATTAGTACACTGAGGTGAGTTTTCAATCTTCTATTGACAACACATTCAACACATCATTAACGACTACGAAAACATTGCCCAAATTTACTTGGGAACAGTCAATGAGTCTTGTACATATATGGTGATCTTCAGGACTATTACATAGAGCAATTTAGCTATGGGTATTAACCTTATTGTCGATACTACactaattatagtgcaatatGTCAGCTTAATTAGAGGGGATGACTACAAATTAAAAGAGCATCTAACACAGAATGTTGGCTCATAAATAGTTACTACGACCAGTATAAATTTTATGTTATAGTATTGTTAGCCCTGCAGTCAAACGTTCACGAAACCTTTTACGGAGAATACTTATTCAACTCTAAGaaaacaataaaattaattgcttGTACATAATGTAGTGGTGGTGTGGTCAACCTCGAGTGCTTTTCAAGTGGTATAGATGAAACCACTTAACAAAAACAATATAATATTACAGCAGCTCAAGTGTGTGGGTGTCTGGCGTGTGTCTGTCTATAATAAATAACTTTTTATTCTCAATCGATTTGCATACAAATACGTATATGGATGATTACCTAAACTCGGAACGCATGTGGGTCCATGGGTAGGTACCCAGTCCCAGCGGCACCCCCACAAGGTACAAAGGCTTTTCTTCCTGTGTGGTGTGGGAAGTATGCGTGGAATTGTATGAGCAACTACTGTAAGGTTTGTTTGTTGCAGTGCATTCTTAGCACGGCAGTAGTCACATGTACAATAGGCTCTGTTGTACGTGCTAATAACTATGTGATGTAATATTGTTCTTTGATGTGTGATATGGTAATTGGCCTGATGGCTTTGCCTGGGTTCTCCATTTTGTTTTTAATAGCTAGTGTGCGAATGGATTGAGATCATTAATTACGCTTTTGTAATATTGATTATAGCTACTTTACATTGAAGGGtctcttaataattattgctgttaGTCTCTGTGCAATGGTACAAGCCATACATGCGTACACAGCTATACTGTAAGGTAGTATTCGTATTGTAGTTTCCAAGGCAATGGACTTTGTTTGTCTAGGTCCTAATGGAACAGACGTATTAAATAGCCGCTCTGTGATcgctataccgtattactcGACACTTTTGTAAGATTAGACTTTCTAATTGAATTAACGTAATTGCTCCTCCATGGAGCGTGACTGATAGCATGCTTGAGTCGGTCTATCGAGACGAGCTATGTAAACAGCATTCGAGCGGAACTTCCccactgtatgtactgtacgtgGACATTGTTCACTGTGCGTAACGAGTTAACTTGACTCGATTGGTGGAGGGAGTTAGTTTTGTGAATTGTATGAAATCAAGTTTAAGTACGCAATGTGATCTTAATGTAATAATGTATTATAATGACTTGGATTGGATTGCATTCTTGTAGGCATTAGCTCGCCCTGAATATTCCCATAGCTTGAAAATGAAGAGTTGGTCTTGTTTCCACTATGTGGTCATACGTAGATTTAGGGCATCTACGCAGGTGATAAAAGCATTCCATGTAGTGTGTTTCTATTGTCTGTTTCCTAAGCTTGTGGCCAAACAGGATACAAGTGTTTGCATTTCCTTATTTCAGAATCTTTGGAGGTT of Halichondria panicea chromosome 9, odHalPani1.1, whole genome shotgun sequence contains these proteins:
- the LOC135341644 gene encoding thioredoxin-related transmembrane protein 1-like — its product is MERWLAFIWLWLGSLSLARSGQVIPVVEVVTTDRLPELMTGEWMLEFYAPWCPACQQFTETWERFAQWAAEDKSFRLRVGKVDVSVETMLSGQFTVTHLPSIFHIREGEVRVYPSARSYSDLVDFIEEKKWSSIDPVPWWRSPTASHMRGIGVIFWLSEQAKVLQEKLEKEYQLPTYAVFIVIAVATIVVGLVLGGLTVCCIEVCMRLCSRSKPQPIRREPPAPSNKSDEPSQPDSTAKATTEATPTKQGNTVARKRKNKSKKNNADEAKD